In Saccharomycodes ludwigii strain NBRC 1722 chromosome III, whole genome shotgun sequence, one DNA window encodes the following:
- the ECM16 gene encoding ATP-dependent RNA helicase ECM16 (similar to Saccharomyces cerevisiae YMR128W | ECM16 | ExtraCellular Mutant) — MGTYRKRFNEKARAGHMSKLKELKRIRNKQFTRESNDDEDEQNDLEDESEEAVDTNASIIEPMSKQEREQKKRKLHEELFSDKKDSKISRQKKKRMEKFIEHQLKREEKKTILNKLQDYKIDTSMLTSSKTLGNGKQTKKEKFSEALSIEQRGLPLNEELKDILYETREVKNWKDDFGDDTQVTTPSITTSSFIDNRPIRHGGIGSAFAFPNIKVVDKKASVPKKKYNWRQRIEMEERKRHQKEDDLDFASSSEENGISSGSEDVENGKEELSGNEEEDEEEEEEEEEEEEEEDDDEDEDGEEYDDDDETYGSSKEEDKTITFDERKKAAADFKSWATMQIKEMEGRDVEYKIPTDIKVERFVREEDLDDGLTTEHIQIDENLTRKAYYVSIERDPEIQAIRTKLPVFAEEHRIMEAIHHNDVVILCGETGSGKTTQVPQFLFESGYGTSPDCPGMIGITQPRRVAAVSMAQRVSSEMGNYSDIVAHQIRFDTTVDEATKIKFMTDGVLLREMMTDFKLTKYSCVIIDEAHERNINTDILIGMLSRCVKLRSKEYDADPVNCKKLKLIIMSATLRVTDFSENPVLFPMPPPVLKVEARQYPVSIHFNRRTPYNYTEEAFKKTCKIHSKLPPGAILMFLTGQQEITDMVKRLRKEFPFPVNSKQKLAYKKHPPVKINSETAAMEVEDIDFSVKVDREETESDGDNYIYDDCIEKTNEDDGGSKTKEEKEEEKEEGFDETLEEGQTPNDPLYVLPLYSLLPTREQMRVFQDPPKGSRLCVIATNVAETSLTIPNVRYVVDCGRSKERKYNEETGVQSFEIGWVSKASAAQRSGRAGRTGPGHCYRLYSSAVFDRDFEQFSKPEILRMPVESVVLTMKSMAIHHIANFPFPTPPGRGALQQAVELLKYLGALDSNANISPDGKKMSLFPLSPRFSKMLLVGNEHGCLPYVVAIVSALSVGNPFIGENELGISNMEKTGDSGIVDISEEKRKLRTAYYRSKNKFSKLDKHSDVFRLLSCVSALDFVPNNERSEFFAKNFLRPKLMLEISKLRKQVLYIIKSHTSKENIAVSVRAEDLKVGVPAEIQVKLLKQMVCAGFIDQVAIRADYLLPEDAKITNRTSIINIPYVPVMAKKQSSGDISELFVYIHPESMLCKLGGEKPPKYIVYQSLQQNMNSGKIRMKPLCDIKSTPLTNIARKGTLLTYSKPITGQGFKPISLSLTCRCCYVVPRFGASVDSDLKVGWDLNPVFVLQKKEKGQWKVEKLLTSKQYNDLNGSKKN, encoded by the coding sequence ATGGGTACATACAGAAAAAGATTCAATGAAAAGGCTAGAGCAGGACACATGTCAAAGCTTAAAGAGTTAAAGCGTATTagaaataaacaatttacAAGAGAGTCAAacgatgatgaagatgaacaAAATGATTTGGAAGATGAAAGTGAGGAAGCTGTTGACACTAATGCATCCATTATTGAACCCATGAGTAAGCAAGAACgtgaacaaaaaaagagaaaattgCATGAAGAGTTATTTAGTGACAAAAAAGACTCCAAGATAtcaagacaaaaaaaaaaaagaatggaGAAATTTATCGAGCATCAGTTGAAACGTgaggaaaagaaaactaTTCTTAATAAATTGCAGGATTATAAGATAGATACGTCGATGTTAACAAGTTCCAAAACTTTAGGTAACGGAAAACAAACCAAGAAGGAAAAGTTTTCGGAAGCTTTATCTATAGAACAAAGAGGGTTACCATTGAATGAAGAACTTAAAGACATCTTATATGAAACTCGTGAAGTTAAAAATTGGAAAGATGATTTTGGAGACGATACGCAAGTAACAACACCAAGTATCACGACCTCATCCTTTATTGATAATAGGCCAATTAGACATGGTGGAATTGGTTCTGCTTTTGCATTTCCTAATATTAAGgttgttgataaaaaagCAAGTGTTcctaaaaagaaatataattgGAGACAACGAATAGAAATGGAAGAGCGCAAGAGACATcaaaaagaagatgatTTAGATTTTGCAAGCTCTAGTGAAGAAAATGGGATCAGTAGTGGAAGTGAAGATGTAGAAAATGGCAAGGAGGAACTTTCAGgcaatgaagaagaagatgaagaagaagaagaagaagaagaagaagaagaagaagaagaagatgatgatgaagatgaagatggaGAAGaatatgatgatgatgatgaaactTATGGATCATCAAAGGAAGAAGACAAAACCATTACCTTTGATGAGAGAAAAAAGGCTGCAGCCGATTTTAAAAGTTGGGCTACTATGCAGATTAAAGAAATGGAAGGACGTGATGttgaatataaaatacCAACAGATATTAAAGTAGAAAGATTTGTTAGAGAGGAAGATTTGGACGATGGCTTAACCACTGAACACATTCAAATTGATGAAAACTTGACAAGAAAAGCTTACTATGTATCTATTGAAAGAGATCCAGAAATACAGGCTATTAGGACAAAATTGCCTGTTTTTGCAGAAGAACATAGAATAATGGAAGCCATCCACCACAATGACGTTGTAATTCTATGTGGGGAGACTGGTTCTGGTAAAACTACTCAAGTTccacaatttttatttgaatcCGGATATGGCACTTCACCTGATTGTCCTGGTATGATTGGTATTACACAACCTAGACGTGTTGCTGCCGTATCCATGGCCCAAAGAGTTTCGAGTGAAATGGGCAATTATTCTGATATTGTTGCACATCAAATTAGATTTGATACTACTGTTGATGAAGCAACTAAAATCAAGTTTATGACTGATGGTGTTTTGTTGCGCGAAATGATGActgattttaaattaactAAATATAGTTGTGTTATCATTGATGAAGCACATGAAAGAAACATCAACACGGATATATTGATTGGGATGTTAAGTAGGTGTGTAAAATTAAGAAGTAAGGAATATGATGCAGATCCAGTAAACTGCAAGAAGTTGAAGTTAATCATTATGTCAGCCACATTAAGAGTTACTGATTTTTCTGAAAACCCAGTTTTGTTTCCAATGCCACCTCCTGTACTAAAAGTGGAAGCAAGACAGTACCCTGTTTCCATTCATTTCAACCGTAGGACGCCGTATAATTATACTGAGGAAGCATTTAAGAAGACTTGCAAGATCCACAGTAAGTTACCCCCTGGTGCtattttaatgtttttaacTGGTCAGCAGGAGATCACTGATATGGTTAAAAGATTAAGAAAAGAGTTTCCTTTCCCAGTTAATTCCAAACAGAAATTGGCTTATAAAAAACATCCACCAGTTAAAATCAATTCCGAAACTGCGGCTATGGAAGTTGAAGATATAGATTTTAGCGTTAAAGTTGATAGGGAGGAGACCGAAAGTGATGGTGATAATTACATTTATGATGACTGTATTGAAAAGACGAATGAAGATGACGGAGGCTCTAAGAccaaagaagaaaaagaagaagagaaagagGAAGGCTTTGATGAAACATTGGAAGAGGGGCAGACACCGAATGATCCGTTGTATGTATTGCCCTTGTACTCTTTACTTCCAACAAGGGAACAGATGAGAGTTTTCCAAGACCCTCCAAAGGGTTCTCGTTTATGTGTTATTGCCACTAATGTGGCAGAAACTTCATTGACTATCCCTAATGTTAGATACGTTGTTGATTGTGGAAGAAGCAAGGAACGTAAATATAATGAAGAAACCGGTGTACAAAGTTTTGAAATCGGCTGGGTTAGTAAAGCTTCTGCCGCTCAAAGAAGCGGTAGAGCTGGTCGTACTGGGCCTGGCCATTGTTACCGGTTATATTCTTCAGCTGTATTTGATCGTGATTTTGAGCAATTTTCTAAACCTGAAATATTACGTATGCCAGTGGAAAGTGTTGTTTTAACAATGAAAAGTATGGCTATCCACCATATTGCCAATTTTCCGTTTCCAACTCCTCCTGGAAGAGGTGCTCTGCAACAAGCTGTTGAGTTGTTGAAATACTTGGGTGCCTTAGATTCAAATGCTAATATTAGTCCTGatggtaaaaaaatgagCCTGTTCCCATTGAGTCCCagattttcaaaaatgttATTGGTGGGTAATGAGCACGGGTGTTTGCCCTATGTAGTTGCAATAGTCAGTGCTCTATCTGTTGGAAATCCATTTATCGGTGAAAATGAATTGGGTATATCAAACATGGAAAAAACGGGTGATAGTGGCATTGTAGATATAtcagaagaaaaaaggaagctACGTACAGCGTATTACAGAAGCAAAAACAAGTTTAGTAAACTTGATAAACATAGTGACGTTTTTAGATTGTTAAGTTGTGTTTCTGCATTAGATTTTGTTCCAAATAATGAAAGGAGTGAATTTTTCGCTAAAAATTTCCTAAGACCCAAGTTGATGTTGGAAATTTCTAAATTGAGGAAACaagttttatatattattaaatcgCATACCTCTAAAGAGAACATAGCTGTTTCTGTTAGAGCTGAGGATTTAAAAGTCGGTGTTCCAGCGGAAATTCAGgtgaaattattaaaacaaatggTATGTGCAGGGTTTATAGATCAAGTTGCAATTCGTGCAGATTACTTGCTTCCGGAAGATGCAAAGATTACTAATAGAACATCgattataaatattccGTATGTTCCCGTAATGGCAAAGAAACAATCTAGTGGTGATATCTCTGaactttttgtttatatacatCCAGAATCTATGTTGTGCAAGTTGGGTGGTGAAAAACCTCCAAAATATATAGTTTATCAATCTTTGCAACAAAATATGAATTCAGGCAAAATTAGAATGAAGCCTTTATGTGATATTAAGAGCACTCCATTGACTAATATCGCCAGAAAGGGTACTTTATTGACATACAGTAAGCCAATTACGGGCCAAGGTTTTAAACCAATTAGCTTATCTCTAACTTGTAGATGCTGTTATGTTGTTCCACGGTTTGGTGCCAGTGTTGACAGTGATTTGAAAGTTGGTTGGGACTTGAATCCAGTTTTtgtattacaaaaaaaggaaaagggaCAATGGAAAGTGGAGAAGTTGCTTACTAGTAAACAGTACAATGATTTGAATGGGTCCAAAAAGAACTAA
- the RSC58 gene encoding Rsc58p (similar to Saccharomyces cerevisiae YLR033W | RSC58 | Remodel the Structure of Chromatin), translated as MVEQTELLQPKSTEKETKEQESPKNYNNNHDLLKLFNNLQIIIKAASFKSHVIDENFPSEFYEPHPHKIYDSYITFLKEERSKEGEPQIIRTTNIKERFENNYYFQDFNGFYKLYHDIYLICTILINTYKRGTHIYCLVDKFYKFTTELLLRECYKIGINFTDYTENKNRNDNEKTSNNVDEYTKTDFLDEYISKDFIKISTHYTVPVKEVYHLSTKGLELFSSEITKSSLDKRGDYLPNPNFDVVRISPLQPQILRSAAKLGVIAANTSMVPEPTLPPTEMLGKFVHPNWFNLPCCMWLEYSDNEFKSLAPTIMEMGSILDANKRGVIWFQKNGYFKKWKEREEAINNNAENAEDNLNHNNNNNNNNNNNNNNNTNTAEDNNNTESENTDNEEENQQIDDNKNNDDKKEIAYNYDDIKVNDIKLANLVSWSPMHYITEGELVAMQNGISNVQKLITNTLFELKNLQDKRNKLGLQTPTTKEQKLYYKLKRLFKFVLLNFNRETLDMPLLKEFPILQANYAGNIPVVRQQGTHKRLKKHRK; from the coding sequence ATGGTAGAACAAACTGAACTTTTACAACCAAAATCAACAGAGAAGGAGACAAAAGAACAAGAATCTCCTAAAAATTACAACAATAACCATGaccttttaaaattattcaacaatttacaaattattattaaagcCGCTAGTTTTAAATCTCATGTAATAGATGAAAACTTTCCATCAGAATTTTATGAACCACATCCTCACAAAATTTATGACTCTTATATAACTTTtctaaaagaagaaaggtCCAAAGAGGGAGAACCACAGATTATAAGGacaacaaatattaaagaaCGCTTTGAAAAcaactattattttcaagaCTTTAACGGATTTTATAAACTATATcatgatatttatttgatttgcACCATCCTAATAAACACTTATAAAAGGGGAACtcatatttattgtttggttgataaattttataaattcaCCACAGAATTACTATTGAGAGAGTGCTATAAAATTGGTATTAATTTTACCGATTATACTGAAAACAAGAATAGaaatgataatgaaaagACTAGTAATAATGTCGATGAATACACGAAAACAGATTTTTTGGACGAGtatatttcaaaagatTTCATTAAAATCTCTACACACTATACAGTTCCAGTTAAAGAAGTTTACCATCTTTCAACGAAAGGCCTtgaacttttttcttcagaAATAACTAAGTCTTCACTAGATAAGCGTGGTGACTATTTGCCTAATCCGAATTTTGATGTGGTCAGAATATCACCACTTCAGCCACAAATATTGAGATCTGCTGCTAAATTAGGAGTTATAGCTGCAAATACTAGCATGGTTCCCGAACCAACTTTACCACCAACAGAAATGCTCGGCAAATTTGTCCATCCCAACTGGTTTAACCTACCTTGTTGTATGTGGTTAGAATATTCAGATaatgaatttaaaagtttagCACCCACTATAATGGAAATGGGAAGTATTTTAGATGCCAATAAGAGAGGTGTTATTtggtttcaaaaaaatggatattttaaaaaatggaaagaaagagaagaagctattaacaataatgcAGAAAATGCTGAAGATAATCTCAatcacaataataataataataataataataataataataataataataacacaaaTACTGCTGaggataataacaatactgaATCGGAAAATACAGATAATGAAGAAGAGAATCAACAAATTGatgacaataaaaataatgatgataaaaaggaaattgcTTATAATTATGATGATATTAAAGTGAATGATATAAAATTAGCTAATTTGGTAAGTTGGTCGCCAATGCATTACATTACCGAGGGCGAGCTAGTTGCAATGCAAAATGGCATTTCCAATGTTCAAAAGTTAATCACCAACACTTTATTCGAACTAAAAAATTTGCAAGACAAGCGTAATAAGCTAGGGCTACAAACCCCGACAACTAAAGAGCAAAAATTGTATTATAAATTGAAGAGgttatttaaatttgttttattaaattttaatcgAGAAACCTTGGATATGCCGTTGCTTAAAGAGTTTCCAATATTGCAGGCTAATTACGCAGGAAACATACCTGTAGTTAGGCAACAAGGGACCCacaaaagattaaaaaaacatagaaaatga
- the SMF3 gene encoding putative divalent metal ion transporter SMF3 (similar to Saccharomyces cerevisiae YLR034C | SMF3 | putative divalent metal ion transporter involved in iron homeostasis), with translation MSNRNQLDPRESGNTGINPNINGNHKNWLSIIKKFILFVGPGVMVSVSYMDPGNTSMNVSSGAQYGYKLLFAIFFSNIFAIILQCLCVKLGIVTGKDLAENCREHLPRKLNYFIYVFAELAIIATDLAEVVGTAVALKILFNIPLNIGVLLTVLDVLIILLFYRPEKHSMKNIRGFEIFVSILVAGTIFCFILELFKIQIKSKLKLFEGFLPSTVIFKETQAMYLSIGIVGATVMPHSLYLGSSLVKSRLNDFDLKKYGKIKSKPSLSAINYTLGYSYAELIFTLFFVATFVNSAILIIAGATLYGQPDADDADLLTIYDLLCQYITPAAGLIFALAMLFSGQSAGIICTMSGQIVSEGFLNWSIAPWMRRLITRMLAVIPCFFVTIFFGEKGVSGILNLSQVILSFMLPVVSAPLIYFTSSKKYMLVEKDVDETLASQEHELPTELTPLNNKYVDFSNSKLMRYTGFSVWLFIGSLNLYMVISYLLGADIHF, from the coding sequence ATGTCAAATCGTAACCAATTAGATCCAAGGGAGTCGGGGAACACTGGTATAAATCCCAATATAAATGGTAATCATAAAAACTGGTTAtctataattaaaaagtttattttatttgtggGACCGGGCGTAATGGTTAGTGTATCATACATGGATCCTGGAAATACTTCAATGAACGTATCCTCTGGTGCACAATATGgttataaattattatttgctatttttttttcaaatatctTTGCCATTATATTGCAATGTTTGTGTGTAAAGTTAGGAATAGTTACCGGCAAAGATTTAGCTGAGAATTGCAGGGAACACTTACCCAGAAAATTGAATTACTTCATTTATGTCTTTGCAGAATTGGCAATTATAGCTACAGATTTAGCTGAGGTTGTCGGAACTGCAGTtgctttaaaaattttgtttaatatacCTTTAAATATCGGTGTCCTGCTTACCGTTTTAGATGTTTTGatcatattattattctatAGACCTGAAAAACAttcaatgaaaaatattagagGCTTTGAGATATTTGTTAGCATTTTAGTAGCGGGCactattttttgttttattttggaattatttaaaatacaaatcaAAAGTAAACTAAAATTATTCGAAGGATTTTTACCATCGACCGTCATTTTCAAAGAAACCCAGGCAATGTATTTATCCATTGGTATTGTTGGAGCCACAGTTATGCCACACTCTTTATACCTAGGGTCAAGTCTAGTTAAATCACGTTTAAATGACtttgatttgaaaaaatatggtAAGATTAAAAGTAAACCATCTTTGAGCGCAATAAATTACACTTTAGGTTATTCCTACGCagaattaatatttacatTGTTTTTTGTAGCAACCTTCGTTAATTCTGCAATTTTGATCATAGCAGGTGCCACGTTGTATGGACAGCCAGATGCTGATGATGCAGATTTATTAACAATTTACGATTTATTGTGCCAATATATTACACCAGCGGCAGGGTTAATTTTCGCTTTAGCAATGTTATTTTCCGGTCAATCAGCTGGTATCATATGTACAATGTCTGGCCAAATCGTCTCGGAAGGGTTTTTGAACTGGTCTATTGCTCCATGGATGAGAAGATTGATAACCAGAATGCTTGCTGTCATcccttgtttttttgttactatattttttggcGAAAAGGGTGTTTCTGGTATTTTGAACTTGAGTCAAGTTATACTAAGTTTTATGCTACCTGTAGTATCTGCTCCATTGATCTATTTTACATCttcaaagaaatatatGCTCGTGGAGAAGGATGTGGATGAAACTCTAGCCTCACAAGAACATGAATTACCCACTGAATTGACGCCATTGAACAACAAATACGTGGATTTTAGtaattcaaaattaatgCGTTATACTGGGTTTTCCGTTTGGTTGTTTATTGGATCCTTAAATTTGTATATGGTTATATCATATTTATTGGGTGCAgatattcatttttaa